A genomic segment from Triplophysa dalaica isolate WHDGS20190420 chromosome 22, ASM1584641v1, whole genome shotgun sequence encodes:
- the rab1bb gene encoding RAB1B, member RAS oncogene family b gives MNPEYDYLFKLLLIGDSGVGKSCILLRFADDTYTESFISTIGVDFKIRTIELDGKTIKLQIWDTAGQERFRTITSSYYRGAHGIIVVYDVTDQESYNNVKQWLKEIDRYASENVNKLLVGNKCDLTTKKVVDYTTAKEFADSLGIPFLETSAKNATNVEQAFMTMAEEIKKRMRPGASGGSEKPDLKIESTPVQQSGGGCC, from the exons ATGAACCCTGAATA TGACTACTTATTTAAGCTTCTTTTGATTGGAGATTCTGGAGTTGGAAAATCCTGCATCCTCCTACGATTTGCA GACGACACTTACACTGAGAGTTTCATCAGCACAATCGGAGTGGATTTCAAAATCCGAACTATTGAGTTGGATGGAAAAACGATCAAACTCCAAATC TGGGACACCGCTGGACAGGAGAGATTCCGCACTATTACGTCCAGTTACTACAGAGGAGCTCATGGGATCATTGTTGTCTATGATGTTACCGACCAG GAATCCTACAACAACGTGAAACAGTGGCTGAAGGAAATCGATCGCTATGCAAGTGAGAATGTCAACAAACTACTTGTAGGGAATAAGTGTGATCTCACTACAAAAAAAGTGGTGGACTACACAACAGCGAAG GAGTTTGCTGACTCTCTTGGCATACCGTTCCTTGAAACAAGTGCCAAAAACGCCACAAATGTGGAGCAGGCCTTCATGACCAtggcagaagaaataaagaagcGAATGAGACCAGGAGCTTCGGGTGGTTCAGAGAAACCTGATCTTAAGATTGAAAGCACCCCAGTACAGCAGTCAGGTGGAGGGTGCTGTTAA
- the frmd8 gene encoding FERM domain-containing protein 8, with protein sequence MEAEDGDFPTEPSEHSHSQRGSVASSVTRVQDLMVYLASDSAVHLTLEGLGCMSAKDLGRSVREPLNIPNSAVDVFAFWFCSPLLELQLKPKHHPYKLCRQWQDLLYRFTDASAEDISQDEPSLLYKRSVFYPKSKELQIDDEGVLKLLYDEAKMNILEGRYPCDPEHWLTLGALSCAIELGTAHDDQAIKAAIREKKLCSFLPAHVTLGGGFLSTLRGRGGRLAEMEQNLIKEYRSVCSSSDGSSLEPTPLLHQYLRTCHTLPYYGCAFFMGEIDKPAQGLLHRGGRKVVQVGISLEGVYVMDLKEKHVLLGLKFNELSWDHSYPEAEGDSQILWLEFDGEEAGLHVNKLLKIYSKQAELMNGLIEYCVELCSSGESGATGTDGEITPSQAPSGQVETTEKTPERRRGKLRRQNSVVCSRVHSLNTISYVVDDGKEVKRLKPKRAASFFTRQAQPPTYSAVQVTESLEQG encoded by the exons ATGGAGGCAGAGGATGGCGACTTCCCTACTGAGCCATCAGAACATTCACATTCGCAGCGCGGAAGTGTGGCTTCCTCGGTCACCAGAG TCCAAGATTTGATGGTTTACTTGGCGAGCGACAGTGCAGTGCACTTGACTCTGGAGGGTCTTGGTTGTATGAGTGCTAAGGATCTTGGCCGCAGTGTCAGAGAGCCTCTCAACATTCCCAACTCTGCTGTAGATGTGTTTGCTTTCTGGTTCTGCTCTCCGTTGCTTG AATTGCAGTTAAAGCCTAAACATCATCCCTACAAACTGTGTCGTCAGTGGCAGGACCTGCTATACCGCTTCACAGACGCCTCTGcagaagacatttctcaag atgaGCCAAGTCTTCTGTACAAAAGAAGTGTTTTTTATCCCAAGTCTAAAGAACTTCAG aTTGACGATGAAGGAGTATTGAAGTTACTTTACGATGAGGCCAAGATGAATATTTTAGAGGGCCGTTACCCGTGTGACCCTGAACATTGGCTGACTTTGGGCGCATTGTCCTGTGCTATTGAGCTAGGGACAGCGCATGATGACCAGGCCATAAAAGCAGCAATCAG AGAAAAGAAGCTGTGCTCCTTCTTGCCAGCCCATGTCACATTAGGAGGAGGTTTTCTGTCCACGCTGAGGGGGAGGGGAGGACGACTTGCTGAGATGGAGCAAAATCTTATTAAGGAGTATCGTTCAGTCTGTTCCTCTTCTGACGGCTCTAGTCTGGAGCCCACCCCACTGCTGCACCAGTACCTCAGAACCTGCCACACCCTGCCTTATTATGG TTGTGCTTTCTTCATGGGTGAGATAGACAAGCCAGCACAGGGTCTTCTTCACAGAGGTGGTCGTAAGGTGGTGCAAGTGGGCATCAGTTTGGAAGGAGTGTATGTTATGGATCTAAAAGAAAAG CACGTCCTACTGGGTCTTAAGTTCAACGAGCTGTCCTGGGATCACAGTTACCCAGAAGCAGAAGGAGACTCGCAAATACTCTGGCTAGAGTTTGATGGGGAGGAGGCCGGCCTACATGTCAATAAATTATTAAAGATTTATTCAAAACAG GCTGAGCTAATGAATGGTCTGATTGAGTATTGTGTGGAGTTATGCTCTTCTGGTGAGTCAGGAGCCACAGGGACAGACGGTGAGATCACACCCTCTCAAGCACCTTCAGGACAGGTGGAAACCACTGAGAAAACACCAGAGCGAAGACGGGGGAAACTGCGCAGACAGAACAGCGTGGTCTGCAGCCGAGTCCATTCTCTCAACACCATCAGCTATGTTGTTGATGACG GTAAAGAGGTCAAGCGTCTGAAACCGAAGAGAGCTGCTTCCTTTTTTACGCGACAGGCACAGCCTCCCACTTACTCGGCTGTTCAGGTGACTGAAAGTTTGGAGCAAGGATGA